Proteins encoded together in one Exiguobacterium sp. BMC-KP window:
- the gyrB gene encoding DNA topoisomerase (ATP-hydrolyzing) subunit B, protein MELEQGYGADQIQVLEGLEAVRKRPGMYIGSTASKGLHHLVWEIVDNSIDEALAGYCDTIKVTIEPGNSILVEDNGRGIPVDIQEKMGRPAVEVILTVLHAGGKFGGGGYKVSGGLHGVGASVVNALSTKLEVFVKRNEKLYYQAYHRGVPAQDLEVIGTSEETGTTIRFFPDAEIFQETLEYDYDLLATRLRELAFLNKGLKIIIADDRADEPMTRSFHYEGGIKSYVEHLNRSKEVVHAEPVYVHGTKDGIEVEVALQYNDGFASNIYSFTNNIPTHEGGTHETGFKTALTRVINDYAKKFGLMKDADGTLSGEDVREGMTAIVSVKHPNPQFEGQTKTKLGNSDARTVTDSLFSGAFEQFMLENPTNARAIVEKGMMASRARMAAKRARELTRRKGVLEVSSLPGKLADCSSRDASISELYIVEGDSAGGSAKSGRDRHFQAILPIRGKILNVEKARLDKILGSNEIRTIITALGTSIGSEFNIEKARYHKVIIMTDADVDGAHIRTLLLTFFYRYMRPLVEHGYVYIAQPPLYGIKQGKNITYVHNERELTEALAALPENARYDIQRYKGLGEMDPEQLWETTMDPSGRQMLRVELQDAIEADEVFDILMGDQVEPRRDFIQSHAHYVKNLDI, encoded by the coding sequence ATGGAATTGGAACAAGGGTACGGTGCCGATCAGATTCAAGTACTTGAAGGATTAGAAGCAGTACGTAAACGTCCAGGGATGTATATCGGTTCGACGGCATCAAAAGGTCTCCACCACCTCGTATGGGAGATTGTTGATAACTCGATCGATGAGGCGCTCGCTGGTTACTGTGACACGATTAAGGTCACGATCGAACCAGGGAACTCGATCTTAGTCGAAGATAACGGACGCGGTATTCCAGTCGACATTCAAGAAAAGATGGGGCGTCCAGCCGTTGAGGTCATCCTGACAGTCCTTCACGCCGGTGGTAAGTTCGGTGGCGGTGGATATAAAGTATCGGGTGGACTACACGGTGTTGGGGCTTCGGTCGTTAACGCATTGTCGACGAAACTCGAAGTATTCGTCAAACGGAATGAAAAGCTGTATTACCAAGCGTATCATCGCGGTGTACCAGCGCAAGACCTCGAAGTGATTGGAACATCAGAAGAGACAGGAACGACGATTCGTTTCTTCCCAGACGCTGAAATTTTCCAAGAGACGCTCGAGTATGACTATGATTTACTCGCGACACGTCTTCGTGAACTTGCTTTCTTGAACAAAGGCTTGAAGATCATCATCGCAGACGATCGTGCGGATGAGCCGATGACGCGTAGTTTCCACTACGAAGGTGGGATTAAATCTTACGTCGAACATTTGAACCGTTCGAAAGAAGTCGTTCACGCGGAACCAGTCTATGTACACGGAACAAAAGATGGCATTGAAGTCGAAGTCGCATTGCAGTATAACGACGGATTTGCGTCAAACATCTACTCGTTCACGAACAACATCCCGACGCATGAGGGTGGTACGCACGAGACAGGCTTCAAGACGGCTCTGACACGCGTCATCAATGACTATGCGAAGAAGTTTGGTCTGATGAAGGATGCAGACGGTACGTTATCTGGTGAAGACGTGCGTGAAGGAATGACCGCAATCGTTTCCGTCAAACACCCGAACCCACAGTTCGAAGGACAGACAAAAACGAAACTCGGTAACTCTGACGCACGTACAGTGACGGATTCACTCTTCTCTGGTGCGTTTGAACAGTTCATGCTTGAAAATCCGACGAACGCACGAGCAATCGTCGAAAAAGGAATGATGGCGTCGCGCGCTCGTATGGCAGCAAAACGAGCACGTGAACTAACACGGCGTAAAGGTGTTCTTGAAGTCAGCTCACTACCAGGTAAACTTGCGGACTGTTCGTCACGTGATGCGTCGATTTCTGAACTGTACATTGTTGAGGGTGACTCAGCGGGTGGTTCTGCAAAATCCGGACGTGATCGTCATTTCCAAGCCATCTTACCGATTCGCGGTAAAATCTTGAACGTTGAGAAAGCACGTCTTGATAAGATTCTCGGAAGCAATGAGATCCGAACGATCATTACAGCACTCGGAACAAGTATTGGTTCTGAGTTCAACATCGAAAAAGCGCGCTATCATAAAGTCATCATCATGACCGATGCCGACGTCGATGGTGCCCACATCCGGACACTCTTGTTGACGTTCTTCTACCGTTACATGCGTCCGCTTGTCGAGCATGGCTATGTCTATATCGCTCAGCCACCGCTATACGGTATCAAGCAAGGGAAAAACATCACGTATGTGCATAACGAACGCGAATTGACAGAGGCGCTTGCAGCACTTCCTGAAAACGCACGGTACGACATTCAGCGCTATAAAGGTCTTGGAGAGATGGATCCAGAGCAACTCTGGGAAACAACGATGGATCCAAGTGGTCGTCAAATGTTGCGTGTCGAGCTTCAAGATGCAATCGAAGCAGATGAAGTCTTTGATATCTTGATGGGAGATCAAGTCGAACCACGACGCGACTTCATTCAATCACACGCACATTACGTCAAGAACCTGGATATTTAA
- the yaaA gene encoding S4 domain-containing protein YaaA, whose product MQEIRITTEYVTLGQFLKLSDIISSGGQAKPFLAEVPILVNGEVDQRRGRKLRDGDIIDVEDYGQFIIKNEGN is encoded by the coding sequence ATGCAAGAAATCAGAATTACAACGGAATATGTCACGTTAGGGCAGTTCTTGAAGCTATCGGATATCATCTCAAGCGGAGGACAAGCCAAACCATTTTTAGCAGAGGTGCCAATTCTAGTCAACGGCGAAGTCGATCAGCGACGTGGTCGTAAATTACGGGATGGAGATATCATTGATGTAGAAGACTACGGTCAGTTCATCATCAAGAACGAGGGCAACTAA
- the dnaA gene encoding chromosomal replication initiator protein DnaA — MKNAAELWHNVLSVIEEEERTPKASYDMWLKSTEGVTLNGTTLLVSAPAAFTVTWLERQYLSLLEDTVEEVTGSRLDIQFIEEGQAKKMLDRQEEERIEATPAPKSRPSNMRRPTDELTMSELGQLNEKYTFDTFVIGSGNRFAHAASLAVAEAPAKAYNPLFIYGGVGLGKTHLMHAIGQYVQDQNLGTRIAYVSSERFTNDFINSIRDNKTVEFRNKYRNIDVLLIDDIQFLAGKEQTQEEFFHTFNALHNDQKQIIISSDRPPKEIPTLEDRLRSRFEWGLITDITPPDLETRIAILRKKANAEQLDVSNEVMLYIASQIDTNIRELEGALTRVIAYANLVGRPIDPNVAAEALHNIMPVAEPRKVTIRDIQESVSKHFNLPFDDLKAKKRTKSIAFPRQIAMYLSREMTESSLPKIGEEFGGRDHTTVIHAHEKISMLIKSDGETGKVIEQIKHELKHS, encoded by the coding sequence ATGAAAAACGCTGCCGAACTTTGGCATAATGTCTTATCTGTGATCGAGGAAGAGGAACGAACACCGAAAGCTAGTTATGATATGTGGTTGAAATCCACAGAAGGCGTCACGCTAAATGGCACGACACTACTCGTTTCAGCACCAGCTGCATTCACGGTGACATGGCTCGAGCGCCAGTACTTATCTTTACTCGAAGACACAGTTGAGGAAGTAACAGGAAGCCGACTCGATATTCAGTTCATTGAAGAGGGACAAGCGAAGAAAATGCTTGATCGACAAGAAGAGGAACGGATTGAGGCAACACCGGCTCCAAAATCGCGTCCATCGAACATGCGCAGACCAACAGATGAGCTGACGATGAGTGAACTCGGACAATTAAATGAGAAGTACACGTTCGATACATTCGTCATCGGATCGGGTAATCGTTTTGCACATGCCGCTTCACTGGCTGTTGCAGAAGCACCTGCTAAAGCATATAATCCGCTTTTCATCTATGGTGGCGTTGGTCTTGGCAAAACCCATTTGATGCATGCCATCGGACAGTACGTTCAAGATCAAAATCTAGGGACACGAATTGCCTATGTCTCTTCTGAACGCTTTACGAATGACTTCATTAACTCAATCCGCGATAATAAGACGGTTGAGTTTCGAAATAAATACCGTAACATCGATGTCCTCTTAATTGATGACATCCAGTTCCTTGCGGGCAAAGAACAGACGCAAGAAGAATTTTTCCACACATTCAATGCACTGCATAACGACCAAAAACAAATCATCATTTCAAGCGATCGACCACCAAAAGAGATTCCAACGCTTGAAGATCGGCTTCGGTCACGTTTTGAGTGGGGACTGATCACAGATATCACGCCACCGGATCTCGAGACGCGAATCGCGATTTTACGTAAAAAGGCGAATGCTGAGCAACTTGATGTCTCAAATGAAGTCATGCTTTACATCGCGAGTCAGATTGATACGAATATTCGTGAGCTTGAAGGGGCATTGACCCGCGTCATTGCCTATGCGAATCTCGTCGGACGACCAATCGACCCAAATGTCGCTGCGGAAGCCTTGCATAACATCATGCCAGTCGCTGAACCGCGTAAAGTCACGATTCGCGACATCCAGGAATCGGTCAGTAAGCACTTTAATTTGCCCTTTGATGACCTTAAGGCGAAAAAACGGACAAAATCGATTGCTTTTCCTCGTCAAATTGCAATGTATCTCTCGCGTGAGATGACAGAGAGCTCTTTACCGAAGATTGGGGAAGAATTCGGGGGGCGAGATCATACGACGGTCATCCATGCCCATGAAAAGATTAGTATGTTGATCAAATCGGACGGGGAAACGGGAAAAGTCATCGAACAAATCAAACATGAATTGAAGCATTCGTAA
- the dnaN gene encoding DNA polymerase III subunit beta, whose amino-acid sequence MHITIQREALIQAVQDVAKAVSSRTTIPILTGIKLEAHGDGMTLTGSDTEISIERTIYAEENGTSYVTVHRAGSVVLNARFFGDIVKKMPKDEVTLEVSPNFMTRIQSGTAEFHLNGLDPDEFPRLPQVDGGQRFRLPADLLRSMIRQTSFAVAVQETRPVLTGVNFSADKGILTCVSTDSHRLALRRAQFETDTDISFQNVIVPGKSLNELSKLLGDGHVDITITNQQILFKMKHVLFFSRLLDGNYPDTSRLIPEEYRTAVRMNAKELLQAIDRASLLAREDRNNVIKFAAEGTTAVEISSHSPEVGKVSEQVSILSLEGEELKISFNSKYMMDALKALDATDIEIQFTGSIRPFILHPVDQDNVLQLILPVRTA is encoded by the coding sequence ATGCATATCACCATTCAACGCGAAGCTTTAATTCAAGCAGTACAAGATGTAGCCAAAGCGGTCTCATCCCGCACAACGATTCCGATTCTGACAGGGATCAAACTTGAAGCTCATGGAGATGGCATGACGCTGACAGGAAGCGATACAGAAATCTCGATTGAACGGACAATCTATGCAGAAGAGAACGGAACGTCTTACGTCACGGTCCACCGTGCTGGTAGTGTCGTCTTGAATGCTCGCTTCTTCGGCGATATCGTCAAAAAGATGCCAAAAGACGAAGTGACACTCGAAGTCTCACCAAACTTCATGACACGGATTCAGTCAGGAACTGCAGAATTCCATTTAAACGGTCTTGATCCAGATGAATTCCCACGTCTTCCACAAGTAGATGGGGGACAACGTTTCCGTTTACCGGCTGATCTCTTACGTTCGATGATCCGCCAAACGAGTTTTGCCGTCGCTGTTCAAGAAACACGTCCTGTTCTAACAGGTGTGAACTTCTCAGCCGATAAAGGCATCTTGACGTGTGTTTCAACAGATAGCCACCGTCTCGCCCTCCGTCGTGCTCAGTTCGAGACAGATACGGACATCTCGTTCCAGAACGTCATCGTTCCAGGAAAGAGCCTAAACGAATTATCGAAGTTGCTTGGGGATGGTCATGTGGATATCACGATCACGAACCAACAGATTCTGTTTAAGATGAAGCATGTTCTATTCTTCTCGCGTCTACTTGACGGAAATTATCCAGATACATCACGTTTGATTCCAGAAGAGTACCGGACAGCCGTCCGGATGAACGCAAAAGAATTGCTCCAAGCAATTGATCGTGCGTCACTTCTTGCACGCGAGGACCGTAACAACGTCATCAAGTTCGCTGCTGAAGGAACGACAGCTGTCGAGATCTCTTCCCATTCACCAGAGGTCGGGAAAGTCTCGGAGCAAGTCAGCATCCTTTCACTTGAAGGAGAAGAGCTCAAAATCTCGTTCAACTCGAAGTACATGATGGACGCCTTGAAAGCACTTGACGCAACTGATATCGAAATCCAGTTTACGGGTTCGATTCGTCCGTTCATCTTGCACCCAGTCGATCAAGACAACGTTCTGCAACTGATTCTTCCAGTCCGAACAGCGTAA
- the recF gene encoding DNA replication/repair protein RecF (All proteins in this family for which functions are known are DNA-binding proteins that assist the filamentation of RecA onto DNA for the initiation of recombination or recombinational repair.): MRLDSVRLSHYRNYDALELSFSEKTNVLIGENAQGKTNLLEAIYVLALAKSHRTTHDKELIGWDQETARVEGRVVKRTGSHVQEIVISGRGKKAKLNHLEQRRLSDYVGALNIVLFAPEDLHIVKGSPQVRRRFLDMEIGQVSPVYLHELSQYLKVLKQRNALLKQLSMKGGDETFLDILTEQMITLAVKIVQRRHHFMAQLEKWARPIHDGISRGQEELALIYRSDTFGDELLDVEGMTASYTRKFGKIKENEIRRGVTLFGPHRDDFEMEVNGRNVQTYGSQGQQRTAALSLKLAEIELIHEEVGEYPLLLLDDVLSELDDHRQTHLLDTMQQKVQTILTTTSVDGIAHETINQAKLFHVKQGTVDLEETSYKETVGEKTDE, encoded by the coding sequence GTGCGGCTGGATTCAGTCCGACTCAGTCATTATCGCAACTATGACGCACTCGAACTGTCATTCTCCGAAAAAACGAATGTCCTGATTGGTGAAAATGCACAAGGGAAGACGAACTTATTGGAAGCGATCTATGTTCTCGCTCTCGCGAAGTCGCATCGGACGACGCATGATAAGGAACTGATTGGTTGGGATCAGGAAACGGCGCGCGTCGAAGGACGTGTCGTCAAACGGACGGGTTCCCATGTCCAAGAAATCGTCATCTCGGGTCGCGGGAAAAAAGCAAAGCTGAATCATCTAGAGCAACGGCGCTTAAGTGATTACGTCGGGGCACTGAACATCGTTTTATTCGCCCCGGAAGATTTGCATATCGTCAAAGGCAGTCCACAAGTCCGCCGACGATTTCTCGATATGGAGATCGGTCAAGTCAGTCCGGTCTATCTGCATGAATTGAGCCAGTATCTAAAAGTGTTGAAGCAGCGGAATGCGCTACTGAAACAACTGTCCATGAAGGGAGGAGACGAGACCTTTCTTGATATCTTGACGGAGCAGATGATTACGCTAGCCGTTAAAATCGTTCAGCGCCGCCATCATTTCATGGCCCAGCTCGAAAAGTGGGCACGACCGATTCATGACGGAATCAGTCGGGGACAGGAAGAACTCGCGCTCATCTATCGTTCGGACACATTCGGCGACGAATTACTCGATGTCGAAGGAATGACTGCGTCCTACACGCGGAAGTTTGGTAAAATAAAAGAAAATGAAATCCGAAGAGGGGTTACGTTGTTTGGACCACATCGCGATGACTTTGAGATGGAAGTCAATGGACGAAACGTCCAAACGTATGGTTCACAAGGACAACAACGAACAGCAGCCCTGTCTTTAAAGCTTGCGGAGATCGAATTGATTCATGAGGAAGTGGGGGAATATCCGCTTCTTCTACTCGACGATGTCTTATCCGAGCTTGATGATCATCGTCAGACACATTTGCTCGATACGATGCAACAAAAGGTCCAGACGATTCTAACGACGACAAGCGTCGATGGGATTGCGCATGAAACGATCAACCAAGCGAAGTTGTTCCACGTGAAACAAGGGACGGTCGATTTGGAAGAGACATCATATAAAGAAACAGTAGGTGAGAAAACCGATGAGTAA